In a single window of the Phaeobacter sp. G2 genome:
- a CDS encoding metalloregulator ArsR/SmtB family transcription factor, translating into MSSELDTVFAALADPTRRAILTMLLEDDMAVTDVADPFEMSLAAISKHLTILSRAGLIAQEKRGRVKWCKLQPDAMRAASVWMQGFGQFEPVHLDAFERFLASELDDQPPVAQAPAIQNSEI; encoded by the coding sequence ATGTCCAGTGAACTTGATACCGTCTTTGCCGCCCTGGCCGACCCGACCCGTCGGGCGATCCTCACCATGTTGTTGGAGGATGATATGGCCGTAACGGATGTGGCGGACCCTTTTGAGATGTCGCTGGCGGCAATTTCCAAACACCTCACCATCCTGAGCCGCGCGGGTCTTATCGCGCAGGAAAAGCGCGGGCGGGTGAAATGGTGCAAACTACAGCCCGACGCCATGCGGGCGGCTTCGGTCTGGATGCAGGGGTTTGGCCAGTTTGAACCGGTGCACCTGGACGCGTTTGAACGCTTCCTGGCCAGCGAGTTGGACGACCAGCCCCCAGTCGCTCAGGCCCCGGCTATTCAGAACAGCGAAATCTGA
- a CDS encoding AtpZ/AtpI family protein, whose amino-acid sequence MAPVTDDDQKQRMAQLEAKLAAARKAQEPKPRADEHYSLANQAWRMVIELVVGLGIGFGIGFGLDHLFGTLPIFMVLFILLGLVAGVKVMLRTAQEIQEQKLAEQADENAKAQD is encoded by the coding sequence ATGGCGCCTGTGACAGATGATGACCAAAAGCAGCGCATGGCGCAGCTGGAGGCCAAACTGGCAGCGGCGCGTAAGGCCCAAGAGCCCAAGCCGCGCGCGGATGAACACTACTCTCTGGCCAATCAGGCCTGGCGGATGGTGATAGAATTGGTGGTCGGTCTCGGGATCGGCTTTGGCATCGGATTTGGGTTGGATCACCTTTTTGGGACCCTGCCTATCTTTATGGTGCTGTTTATACTGCTGGGACTTGTCGCAGGGGTGAAGGTGATGCTTCGCACCGCGCAGGAGATCCAGGAACAGAAACTGGCCGAACAGGCCGATGAAAATGCAAAGGCTCAGGACTGA
- a CDS encoding F0F1 ATP synthase subunit A gives MGKLFFYVALALVVVSGVLFAPEHAALAIHPMDQFNVASLTGGAVNTFAITNVTLWLALAVVCVFLLMVVGSSRRAIVPGRAQSVAELTYGFIYKMVEDVAGKDGVKFFPYIMTLFMFILMANFLGLIPMSFTTTSHIAVTAILAGLVFFTVTIVGFVKNGAGFLGLFWVSSAPLALRPILAIIELISYFVRPVSHSIRLAGNVMAGHAVLKVFAGFAGALGLFSFLPIFAITAVYALEVLVAFIQAYVFTILTCVYLKDALHPSH, from the coding sequence ATGGGCAAGCTGTTCTTTTACGTAGCATTGGCACTGGTAGTGGTGTCTGGCGTGCTTTTTGCACCTGAGCACGCGGCTCTGGCGATCCACCCGATGGATCAGTTCAACGTCGCCTCGCTCACTGGTGGCGCAGTAAACACCTTCGCAATTACCAATGTCACCCTCTGGCTTGCCCTGGCGGTTGTCTGCGTCTTCTTGCTGATGGTTGTTGGCTCTTCGCGCCGCGCCATCGTGCCTGGCCGCGCCCAGTCGGTTGCGGAACTGACCTATGGGTTCATCTACAAAATGGTTGAAGACGTGGCGGGCAAAGATGGCGTCAAGTTCTTCCCCTATATCATGACCCTGTTCATGTTCATCCTCATGGCCAACTTCTTGGGCCTGATCCCGATGTCCTTTACCACCACCTCGCATATCGCTGTTACCGCGATCCTGGCGGGTCTGGTGTTCTTTACCGTCACCATCGTTGGCTTTGTCAAAAATGGCGCCGGTTTCCTTGGTCTCTTCTGGGTATCCAGCGCGCCTCTGGCCCTGCGCCCCATCCTGGCCATCATCGAACTCATTTCCTACTTTGTACGCCCCGTGAGCCACAGCATTCGTCTGGCTGGCAACGTCATGGCGGGCCACGCGGTTCTGAAGGTTTTTGCAGGTTTTGCGGGCGCTCTGGGCCTGTTCAGCTTCCTGCCGATCTTTGCCATCACCGCAGTCTACGCTCTCGAAGTTCTGGTGGCCTTTATCCAGGCCTATGTCTTTACCATCCTGACCTGTGTGTATCTGAAAGATGCCCTGCATCCGAGCCACTAA
- a CDS encoding F0F1 ATP synthase subunit C gives MEGDIAQLGQFIGAGLAAIGSGAAAIGVGHVAGNFLAGALRNPSAAAGQTATLFIGIAFAEALGIFSFLVALLLMFAV, from the coding sequence ATGGAAGGCGATATCGCACAACTCGGTCAGTTCATCGGCGCAGGCCTGGCAGCAATCGGTTCCGGCGCAGCCGCAATCGGTGTTGGCCACGTAGCCGGCAACTTCCTGGCAGGCGCACTGCGCAACCCATCGGCAGCCGCCGGCCAGACAGCTACTCTCTTCATCGGCATCGCCTTTGCAGAAGCCCTGGGCATCTTCTCGTTCCTGGTTGCTCTGCTGCTGATGTTCGCAGTCTAA
- a CDS encoding F0F1 ATP synthase subunit B', protein MASNTQDAAHGAAEAAHGSAPGMPQLDFSTFGNQIFWLAIALVAIYLILSRVALPRIAAVLAERQGTITNDLAAAEDLKAKAVEAEDAYNKALADARAEAQRIAAETRAEIQVGLDEAIAKADEQIAAKAAESEKAIGEIKAGALESVKVVAADTAEALVTALGGKADAKAVATAVADRMKG, encoded by the coding sequence ATGGCATCTAATACGCAAGACGCAGCTCACGGCGCCGCCGAGGCCGCGCACGGCTCTGCTCCGGGCATGCCGCAGCTGGATTTCTCGACCTTCGGGAACCAGATCTTCTGGCTGGCAATCGCGCTGGTCGCGATCTATCTCATTTTGTCGCGTGTCGCGCTGCCCCGCATTGCTGCGGTTCTGGCAGAGCGTCAGGGGACCATCACCAACGACCTTGCTGCGGCTGAAGATCTGAAAGCCAAGGCAGTTGAGGCCGAAGACGCTTATAACAAGGCCCTGGCAGACGCCCGCGCTGAGGCACAGCGTATCGCCGCCGAAACACGCGCCGAAATCCAGGTTGGCCTGGACGAAGCGATTGCCAAGGCGGACGAACAGATTGCAGCCAAAGCGGCTGAGTCTGAAAAAGCCATTGGCGAGATCAAAGCTGGCGCGCTGGAAAGCGTGAAAGTTGTGGCCGCCGACACCGCCGAAGCTCTGGTAACAGCGCTGGGTGGCAAAGCAGATGCAAAAGCAGTCGCGACAGCGGTTGCCGACCGGATGAAAGGTTAA
- a CDS encoding F0F1 ATP synthase subunit B: MRTVLAIALTLGATSPAFAASGPFLSMSNTNFVVLLGFLLFVGILLFVKVPSLLGGQLDARAEGIQKELNEARALREEAQTILASYERKQQEVQAQADRIVAAAREDAAAAAEEAKADLETSIARRLVAAEEQIASAEASAVKEVRDQAISIAVAAADQVIAKQMTATEANKLIDAAITDVNDKLH; encoded by the coding sequence ATGCGCACAGTTCTGGCAATTGCCCTCACCCTTGGGGCCACCAGCCCGGCGTTTGCCGCCTCTGGTCCCTTCCTGTCGATGAGCAACACCAACTTTGTTGTTCTGCTCGGCTTTCTTCTGTTTGTTGGCATTCTTCTGTTTGTCAAAGTGCCTAGCCTGCTGGGTGGCCAATTGGACGCCCGCGCCGAAGGTATCCAGAAGGAACTGAACGAAGCCCGCGCCCTGCGGGAAGAAGCTCAGACCATTCTGGCCTCCTACGAGCGCAAGCAGCAGGAAGTTCAGGCACAGGCCGATCGTATCGTGGCTGCGGCCCGTGAGGATGCGGCGGCTGCTGCCGAAGAGGCCAAGGCGGATCTGGAAACTTCCATCGCCCGCCGTCTTGTGGCTGCAGAAGAGCAGATCGCATCTGCCGAAGCTTCGGCAGTGAAAGAAGTACGCGATCAGGCGATCTCCATCGCTGTTGCTGCTGCCGATCAAGTGATCGCCAAGCAGATGACAGCGACTGAGGCAAACAAACTGATCGATGCGGCGATCACCGACGTCAACGACAAGCTGCACTAA
- a CDS encoding metal-binding protein ZinT, whose product MKQTILKRVGVIALGALIVSSAQVMAQTAENSATTHTHTHTHSHKEEGPSLVDAAAVKARNLSDWGGDWQSLYPLLQDGTLDAVMEHKAEHGEKSAEEYRAYYEVGYKTDVERILIDGPSVTFFRDGQPVQGQYAEDGYEILTYKSGNQGVRFIFEKSGGDAAAPRFIQFSDHKIAPTKADHYHLYWGNDRAELLTEVTNWPTYFPAVLSGAEIASEMMAH is encoded by the coding sequence ATGAAACAGACAATCCTCAAACGCGTTGGCGTCATTGCGCTTGGCGCGCTGATCGTTAGTTCGGCGCAGGTAATGGCGCAAACAGCGGAAAATTCCGCCACCACTCACACCCATACCCATACACACTCACATAAGGAAGAGGGGCCATCCCTGGTCGACGCCGCTGCGGTTAAAGCCCGCAACCTGTCTGACTGGGGTGGCGACTGGCAGTCGCTTTACCCGCTCCTGCAAGACGGCACTTTGGATGCAGTGATGGAACACAAAGCTGAACATGGAGAAAAATCCGCTGAGGAGTACCGTGCCTACTACGAGGTCGGCTACAAAACAGATGTGGAGCGTATCCTGATCGACGGCCCCAGCGTGACTTTTTTCCGGGACGGCCAACCTGTGCAGGGGCAGTACGCCGAAGACGGATATGAAATCCTGACCTACAAATCCGGCAATCAGGGTGTGCGCTTCATTTTTGAAAAATCCGGCGGCGACGCGGCCGCGCCTCGGTTCATTCAGTTCAGCGACCACAAGATTGCACCAACCAAGGCCGACCACTACCATCTTTACTGGGGTAATGACCGCGCTGAGTTGCTGACAGAAGTCACCAACTGGCCAACATATTTCCCAGCCGTGTTGAGCGGTGCAGAGATCGCATCTGAAATGATGGCCCACTAA
- a CDS encoding CehA/McbA family metallohydrolase, with the protein MVLSAFSTPGRFWRGNLHTHSTLSDGCLEPAEVCRRYKAEGYDFLALTDHFIGAYDYPLADTKPFRDDRFTTLLGAELHSGAMGNGELWHILAVGLPEGFAAPNAPGFHPVDDQETGPELAARARDAGAFVAIAHPHWSGLTLADARSIEAAHAVEIYNHGCAIGCDREGGGHVLDLLLSEGRDMTLIATDDAHFTEPDHFGGWVMVKAEANDPELLLQALKQGDFYSSQGPEIRNVTLTSDTIEIESTAASTMILQGHGQAATAIHGASMTRGQIPLHRFRNSPWLRVTVVDAAGKRAWTNPFRL; encoded by the coding sequence ATGGTCTTGTCAGCATTTTCAACTCCCGGCCGTTTCTGGCGAGGCAATCTGCACACCCACTCGACCCTGTCGGACGGCTGCCTTGAGCCCGCAGAAGTGTGCCGCCGGTACAAGGCCGAAGGCTATGATTTCCTGGCGCTGACAGATCATTTCATCGGCGCCTATGACTATCCCCTTGCGGATACAAAACCATTTCGCGACGACAGGTTCACCACGCTTCTCGGGGCGGAGCTGCATTCCGGCGCCATGGGAAACGGTGAACTGTGGCACATCCTTGCGGTTGGCCTGCCCGAAGGGTTTGCAGCGCCCAACGCTCCGGGCTTTCATCCGGTGGACGATCAGGAAACAGGCCCGGAGCTTGCGGCGCGCGCCCGGGACGCCGGCGCATTTGTCGCCATCGCCCATCCGCACTGGTCCGGCCTGACTCTTGCTGATGCGCGTTCAATCGAAGCGGCGCATGCGGTCGAGATCTATAATCACGGCTGTGCCATCGGTTGCGACCGCGAGGGTGGCGGGCATGTGCTCGACCTGTTGCTGTCAGAAGGCCGTGATATGACGCTTATCGCCACCGATGACGCCCATTTCACTGAACCAGACCATTTTGGCGGTTGGGTCATGGTCAAGGCAGAGGCCAACGATCCTGAGCTTCTGCTGCAAGCCCTGAAACAAGGCGATTTCTACAGCTCGCAAGGGCCAGAAATTCGCAATGTGACACTCACCAGCGACACAATCGAGATCGAAAGCACCGCCGCGTCAACGATGATCCTGCAAGGCCACGGCCAGGCGGCGACTGCCATCCATGGTGCCTCAATGACCCGCGGCCAGATCCCTCTACACCGGTTCCGCAATTCGCCCTGGCTGCGGGTAACAGTGGTGGACGCTGCAGGCAAACGCGCCTGGACCAATCCCTTTCGCTTGTGA
- a CDS encoding tetratricopeptide repeat protein: protein MKLDRLQRALQTGNWGQAADILAPLVAGADPHPSMMYNYGKVLIELGRMAQAQAMLRRTVQVMPQHSAAWFELGRAALSAEDFETGFEAFSRALVLEPTDTDARRNLGRVGVRLGRFGAAQAAWSALRGDPEADLALYRIAAETGAANTSDLRRDLLDNHPDKAAVIRTLVRVSKGSVPLSL from the coding sequence ATGAAACTGGACCGACTTCAGCGCGCCCTTCAGACCGGAAACTGGGGGCAGGCCGCAGATATACTTGCCCCTTTGGTGGCGGGTGCTGATCCGCATCCATCAATGATGTACAACTACGGCAAGGTCCTGATCGAACTTGGCCGGATGGCGCAGGCGCAGGCGATGTTGCGGCGCACGGTTCAGGTCATGCCGCAGCATTCGGCCGCCTGGTTTGAACTTGGCCGCGCGGCGCTGAGTGCGGAAGATTTCGAGACCGGGTTTGAGGCCTTTAGCCGCGCGCTGGTTCTTGAACCCACAGACACCGATGCGCGGCGCAATCTGGGACGGGTTGGGGTGCGATTGGGGCGGTTTGGCGCGGCGCAGGCGGCTTGGAGCGCGCTGCGTGGCGATCCCGAGGCGGACCTGGCCCTGTACCGGATAGCGGCGGAGACCGGCGCGGCCAATACGTCGGATCTGCGGCGAGACCTGCTGGACAACCACCCGGACAAGGCGGCGGTGATCCGCACCTTGGTGCGTGTGTCAAAGGGCTCGGTACCACTGAGCCTGTAG
- a CDS encoding ABC transporter permease, with translation MTDLTQTPAVPPTTPVRFGISSTGLLNAYTWAFLAFMFAPLLLMVLSSFNDTSPPSVTQWEGFTGKWYAYFWMSEAEMRADPVLRALDRDRFVGCFGNSLYVAAFVVPLSLILGLSGAVLLTRWRSRANGVLWWILLSPMLAPGIVLGLSALVFWGRLGVNAGLFTIIMAQTTFVAGYPMLILMARLQRQPIELEEAALDLGASPFRVFRRLTLPYLFPALVSAAVIGFMASIENYNTTMFAKGGSCTFATEIGAMARNPNGHPPVINAVGTIIIALTVLAATAHAFMSRREAQK, from the coding sequence ATGACCGATTTGACTCAGACCCCGGCTGTGCCGCCAACCACCCCGGTGCGCTTTGGGATTAGCTCTACTGGCCTGCTGAACGCCTATACCTGGGCGTTCCTCGCCTTCATGTTCGCGCCGCTCCTGCTCATGGTGCTGTCCTCCTTCAACGATACCTCGCCCCCCTCGGTCACCCAGTGGGAAGGCTTCACCGGCAAGTGGTATGCCTATTTCTGGATGTCCGAGGCCGAGATGCGCGCCGACCCGGTGTTGCGGGCACTGGATCGCGACCGTTTTGTCGGCTGTTTTGGAAATTCGCTCTATGTGGCGGCCTTTGTGGTGCCTCTGTCGCTGATCCTTGGCTTGTCCGGGGCCGTGCTGCTGACCCGCTGGCGTTCGCGTGCCAACGGAGTGCTGTGGTGGATCCTGCTGTCGCCGATGCTGGCACCAGGCATCGTGCTGGGGCTGTCGGCGCTGGTCTTTTGGGGCCGCTTGGGCGTGAATGCCGGGCTTTTTACCATCATCATGGCGCAGACCACATTTGTCGCCGGCTACCCGATGCTGATCCTGATGGCGCGCCTGCAACGTCAGCCGATCGAACTGGAAGAGGCCGCGCTGGATCTCGGCGCTTCGCCCTTCCGGGTGTTTCGCCGTCTGACCTTGCCCTACCTGTTCCCGGCGCTGGTCTCGGCGGCGGTGATCGGCTTTATGGCCAGTATCGAGAATTACAACACCACCATGTTCGCCAAGGGCGGGTCCTGTACCTTTGCCACCGAAATTGGAGCGATGGCGCGCAATCCCAATGGCCACCCTCCTGTGATCAACGCCGTCGGCACGATCATCATCGCGTTGACCGTTCTGGCGGCCACCGCCCATGCGTTTATGTCCCGGCGCGAGGCGCAAAAGTGA
- a CDS encoding ABC transporter permease, translating to MKGLLKGYGAALSAFFFGAVLVWGLILIILPQLTMLERAITAPKRGLDSSVALSLSRDAQTCISVLKTYEMQPDAEAASAGGMGIPSASGMAVPSASGMAVPSSSGMAVPSATGQTPAQATRPYILQCDRANTHKSLVRASGEPSQYLDTLYGLPVMAVSDAGTVEKQIATAEKISERAKALFVDLKAREARATPYTLANFGWLTQARMIPLSETQKTIEDAKLSKKLIGLIGLRFERDGKVYERIGLITLARTLSFAIAATALALLLCYPMAYKVALATTPERAVWLFLGLVIPYAIVELMRIYAWTVIIDNNGLLNGVLQWLHVVDDPIQFKRFPGTVFVVIVYTYVLFMVFPIYNVMNTLDRNQIEAAKDLGASTWRVHWRIIIPHSKPGIAVGAIATFMLSAGAFSVPRIISRGLQAEWFSQTIYNKFFESENSNVGAAYSFAYTMVCFVLVGLFMWLMRTRLKDFARVQ from the coding sequence ATGAAGGGTTTGCTGAAAGGCTATGGGGCCGCTCTCTCCGCCTTCTTCTTTGGTGCGGTGCTGGTCTGGGGATTGATCCTGATCATCCTGCCGCAGCTGACCATGCTGGAACGTGCCATCACCGCGCCCAAACGCGGGCTTGATAGTTCGGTGGCGCTGAGCCTGTCACGCGACGCCCAGACCTGTATCTCGGTGCTGAAAACCTATGAAATGCAGCCCGATGCCGAAGCAGCCTCCGCAGGCGGGATGGGAATTCCATCGGCCTCCGGCATGGCTGTTCCATCAGCCTCCGGCATGGCTGTTCCGTCTTCCTCCGGTATGGCCGTACCCTCGGCAACAGGCCAAACCCCTGCCCAGGCAACGCGACCCTATATCCTGCAATGCGACAGGGCCAATACACATAAATCTCTTGTGCGGGCGAGCGGGGAGCCATCGCAGTATCTAGATACGCTATATGGCCTGCCAGTGATGGCTGTCTCGGATGCCGGCACCGTTGAAAAACAAATCGCAACCGCAGAAAAAATCTCCGAACGGGCGAAAGCGCTGTTTGTCGATCTCAAGGCCCGTGAAGCCCGCGCCACCCCCTACACCCTGGCCAATTTTGGCTGGCTGACACAGGCCCGGATGATCCCCCTGTCGGAGACGCAAAAGACCATCGAAGATGCCAAGCTGTCCAAAAAGCTGATCGGCCTGATCGGCCTGCGCTTTGAACGCGACGGCAAAGTCTACGAACGCATCGGCCTCATCACTCTGGCGCGCACGCTCAGCTTTGCGATTGCCGCCACCGCGCTGGCCTTACTGCTGTGCTATCCGATGGCCTACAAAGTGGCCCTGGCCACCACGCCGGAACGGGCCGTATGGCTGTTTCTTGGCCTTGTCATTCCCTATGCCATTGTCGAGCTGATGCGGATCTATGCCTGGACTGTGATCATCGACAACAACGGGCTGCTCAACGGGGTGTTGCAGTGGCTGCATGTTGTCGACGACCCGATCCAGTTCAAACGCTTTCCTGGCACCGTCTTTGTAGTGATCGTCTACACCTATGTGCTGTTCATGGTGTTCCCGATCTACAACGTGATGAATACGCTGGACCGCAATCAGATCGAGGCCGCCAAGGATCTGGGAGCCTCGACCTGGCGCGTCCACTGGCGGATCATCATCCCCCATTCCAAGCCCGGCATCGCTGTGGGAGCAATTGCCACCTTCATGTTATCGGCCGGGGCCTTTTCCGTGCCCCGCATCATCAGTCGCGGGCTACAGGCCGAATGGTTCAGCCAGACGATCTACAATAAGTTCTTTGAATCCGAGAACTCGAATGTCGGGGCGGCCTACAGCTTTGCCTATACCATGGTTTGTTTCGTGCTTGTGGGCCTGTTCATGTGGCTCATGCGTACGCGGCTCAAAGATTTCGCGAGGGTGCAATGA
- a CDS encoding ABC transporter ATP-binding protein, with translation MRGKDVTLDNMSITYPNGFRAVQPTNLTIQAGEFFSILGPSGCGKTTILRAVSGFIEPSEGEVRIGGQNMAGIGPNTRPTALIFQNLALFPLMPVWENVAFGLESRGLSKRDRRAQAQKLLDLVALGDQAEKKPGELSGGQRQRVAIARALAVEPAVLLLDEPLSALDLKLRQHMRAELRAIQKQTGVTFIYITHDQGEALTMSDRIAVMNEGRIEQVGTGDEIYSAPQTAFTASFVGEANRLEGRVMAASEGMADIETPMGRFRARNPRDLAPGAEAMLFVRPEAMLLGHGENQLLARMQRRDLEGAFLNLFFDAQGTELAVHITNDGQVHVPTEGDTKIGFRAESAVILPSGPLARTGQELAAQ, from the coding sequence ATGCGCGGCAAGGACGTCACACTCGACAATATGTCGATCACCTATCCCAATGGGTTCAGGGCGGTGCAGCCCACCAACCTGACCATTCAGGCGGGTGAGTTTTTTTCGATCCTCGGGCCGTCGGGCTGTGGCAAGACGACGATTTTGCGCGCCGTCTCCGGGTTTATTGAGCCTTCCGAGGGGGAAGTGCGGATCGGCGGGCAGAACATGGCCGGGATCGGCCCGAACACACGTCCAACCGCGCTGATCTTTCAGAACCTCGCACTGTTTCCGCTGATGCCAGTGTGGGAGAACGTGGCCTTTGGTCTGGAATCCCGCGGCTTGTCCAAACGCGACCGCCGCGCCCAAGCGCAAAAGCTGCTTGATCTGGTCGCTCTGGGCGATCAGGCGGAGAAGAAACCGGGAGAGCTGTCGGGCGGTCAACGCCAGCGGGTGGCAATTGCCAGGGCACTGGCCGTAGAACCCGCTGTGTTGCTGCTGGATGAGCCGCTGTCGGCTTTGGATTTGAAGCTGCGTCAGCACATGCGGGCCGAGTTGCGGGCCATCCAGAAACAGACCGGTGTGACCTTCATCTACATCACCCACGACCAGGGTGAGGCCCTGACAATGTCCGACAGGATTGCCGTGATGAACGAAGGCCGGATCGAACAGGTTGGCACCGGCGACGAGATCTATTCGGCCCCGCAAACCGCGTTCACGGCCTCCTTCGTGGGCGAAGCCAACCGCCTGGAGGGGCGGGTAATGGCGGCCAGCGAGGGCATGGCGGACATAGAAACTCCGATGGGCCGGTTCCGCGCCCGCAACCCGCGCGACCTTGCCCCCGGAGCCGAGGCGATGCTGTTCGTTCGACCCGAAGCGATGCTGCTGGGCCATGGGGAAAACCAGCTATTGGCCCGGATGCAACGCCGCGATCTGGAGGGCGCCTTTCTCAATCTGTTTTTTGATGCCCAGGGCACTGAACTGGCGGTGCACATCACCAACGACGGACAGGTCCATGTGCCCACGGAAGGTGATACCAAAATCGGGTTCCGCGCCGAGAGTGCCGTGATCTTACCCTCTGGCCCCCTTGCGCGCACCGGGCAAGAGCTGGCCGCGCAATGA
- a CDS encoding extracellular solute-binding protein produces MKTTRRSAIKLGAAAVAAPLVLRATDALASSGSVKVLAWQDYIQPNIREKFEADTGIKLELTTFGSNDEAESTIRANGGKGFDIVFPSITNASGYIDDNGDSFFAEVPADVKIDNVIPSFLRDSASLGGMQAGKQVLLPFDWGTEGLTLNRGKLDISDADLSFGDLWRPEAKGAAAFRQKSVIMGTGLYLDAIGEVPSNRMLDVYKSEEDARRVWGAIAGWIIERKGNFGAFWNNATEATAAFKDAGCVIGQTWDTTGLLLNREDENFVYRAPKEGIITWLDSFGMLKQAMNPEQAVAFMNFMLQPEVGGMFANNTGYNSAVMGAADHASENFKRQFNDVYTADVLGNMWWWQADTPFFAPIRNEFVEIITNA; encoded by the coding sequence ATGAAAACGACTCGCCGTTCCGCGATTAAGTTGGGGGCCGCCGCTGTTGCGGCGCCGCTGGTCCTGCGCGCCACCGATGCGCTTGCCTCTTCGGGCAGCGTCAAGGTGCTGGCCTGGCAGGACTATATCCAGCCCAATATCAGAGAAAAATTCGAAGCCGACACCGGCATCAAACTGGAATTGACCACATTCGGCTCGAATGACGAAGCCGAGTCGACCATCCGCGCCAATGGCGGCAAGGGGTTTGACATCGTCTTCCCGTCGATCACCAACGCATCGGGCTATATCGACGACAACGGCGACAGTTTCTTCGCAGAAGTCCCCGCCGACGTGAAAATCGACAACGTGATCCCGTCGTTCCTGCGCGACAGCGCCAGCTTGGGCGGCATGCAGGCCGGCAAACAAGTCCTGTTGCCATTCGACTGGGGCACCGAAGGTTTGACCCTGAACCGTGGCAAGCTCGACATCTCGGATGCCGATCTCAGCTTTGGGGACCTGTGGCGTCCCGAGGCCAAAGGCGCTGCGGCCTTCCGTCAAAAGTCGGTCATCATGGGCACCGGCCTCTACCTTGATGCCATTGGCGAAGTTCCGTCCAACCGCATGCTTGACGTTTACAAATCCGAAGAGGATGCACGCCGGGTTTGGGGCGCTATTGCTGGCTGGATCATCGAACGCAAAGGCAACTTTGGCGCCTTCTGGAACAATGCAACCGAAGCCACCGCCGCCTTCAAGGACGCGGGCTGCGTCATCGGCCAGACCTGGGACACCACTGGCCTGCTGCTGAACCGCGAAGACGAGAACTTTGTCTACCGCGCGCCAAAAGAAGGCATCATCACCTGGCTCGACAGCTTCGGCATGCTGAAACAGGCGATGAACCCCGAACAGGCTGTGGCCTTCATGAACTTCATGCTGCAGCCAGAAGTGGGTGGCATGTTCGCCAACAACACGGGCTACAACTCGGCTGTGATGGGGGCGGCAGACCATGCCTCCGAGAACTTCAAGCGCCAGTTCAACGACGTCTACACTGCGGACGTTCTGGGCAACATGTGGTGGTGGCAGGCGGATACGCCTTTCTTTGCCCCAATCCGCAACGAGTTTGTGGAAATCATCACCAACGCCTGA
- a CDS encoding TetR family transcriptional regulator has translation MTLDTADDDTRERIKRAAIRLFARQGIDGVSVRAILTAADVKNSAGIHYYFRTKDVLIGELVSDALTRTRRSS, from the coding sequence ATGACCCTGGATACCGCTGATGACGACACCCGCGAACGCATCAAACGCGCGGCGATCCGGTTGTTTGCGCGGCAGGGTATTGATGGCGTGTCGGTGCGGGCGATCCTCACGGCGGCCGACGTCAAGAACTCGGCGGGCATCCATTACTATTTTCGCACCAAGGACGTCCTGATTGGAGAGCTGGTATCGGATGCTTTGACACGGACGCGGCGCAGCTCTTGA
- a CDS encoding iron-containing alcohol dehydrogenase codes for MPSAGRTLTAASKQVDQFIADLGMPRSLTAVGVKAEQLQKIAEYTMDDIWGKTNPRQISEPSGVMQILELAR; via the coding sequence ATGCCATCAGCGGGCAGAACCCTCACCGCAGCCTCCAAGCAGGTCGATCAGTTCATCGCGGACCTTGGCATGCCGCGCAGCCTGACGGCTGTAGGTGTGAAAGCCGAACAGCTGCAAAAGATCGCGGAATACACCATGGATGACATCTGGGGCAAAACCAATCCGCGCCAGATCAGCGAACCCTCTGGTGTGATGCAGATCCTCGAACTGGCCCGCTGA